A genomic region of Desulfosarcina ovata subsp. ovata contains the following coding sequences:
- a CDS encoding tyrosine-type recombinase/integrase encodes MANSKYHHLTKRGQFWYFRKGKTRISLETTVATEAIRLRDKMLENYRINGSFSVAPESQECLTFGQVAKEWAAIHEGKVKYSTWRDYRSSMNTHVLPFFKDMPIDAISYLDVEKFIASLSCGPKRTNNILVPMRSVFKMAFKNGYVQDNVMLKVDNRTVEQPDIFPFSYEEVLLILEAIDPFYKPYTVVRFFTGMRSGEIDALLWSDFKQNMKPGPKIHIHKSYVYGQDDRPKTKKSKRYVDCIDPVLEALEDQRQLTGKSQHIFLTQGEARMNPDHYRNVVWTKALEKAGLEYRPPIQTRHTFATLMLSAGEDIGWVQSMMGHSSLQMIFTRYYAWIPRKTRNDGSAFMQSISQKGPEKVDGKGAETEAKVISLFSKVSQLRHTLIKKGSGETP; translated from the coding sequence ATGGCAAATTCAAAGTACCATCATTTAACTAAAAGAGGGCAGTTCTGGTATTTCCGAAAAGGGAAAACCAGGATATCCCTTGAAACAACGGTCGCTACCGAAGCTATCCGACTGCGTGATAAGATGCTGGAAAACTACCGAATCAATGGAAGTTTTTCAGTTGCACCAGAAAGCCAGGAGTGCCTCACTTTTGGTCAAGTCGCAAAAGAATGGGCCGCCATCCATGAGGGAAAGGTGAAATATTCAACCTGGCGGGACTATCGCTCGTCGATGAATACACACGTTCTGCCATTTTTTAAAGACATGCCGATAGACGCCATCTCGTATCTGGACGTTGAGAAGTTCATCGCGTCCCTATCATGCGGGCCAAAAAGGACCAACAATATTTTGGTTCCGATGCGCTCAGTCTTTAAAATGGCTTTCAAGAATGGCTATGTCCAAGATAACGTCATGCTGAAGGTGGACAATCGGACTGTCGAGCAGCCAGACATTTTCCCTTTTTCCTATGAAGAAGTTCTGTTGATTCTGGAAGCTATCGATCCATTTTATAAGCCGTATACCGTGGTAAGATTTTTCACCGGCATGCGATCAGGAGAAATTGACGCGCTGTTATGGTCGGATTTTAAACAGAACATGAAACCAGGGCCAAAAATCCACATCCACAAATCCTATGTTTATGGTCAGGATGATCGTCCGAAGACGAAAAAATCGAAACGCTATGTGGACTGCATTGATCCGGTATTGGAAGCCTTAGAGGACCAGCGGCAGTTGACTGGAAAAAGTCAGCACATTTTCTTGACGCAGGGGGAGGCACGGATGAATCCGGACCATTACCGTAATGTGGTTTGGACAAAGGCCCTGGAAAAAGCTGGTCTGGAATACCGACCCCCCATTCAAACACGGCATACATTCGCGACATTGATGCTTTCGGCGGGTGAGGACATCGGCTGGGTGCAAAGCATGATGGGCCATTCATCGTTACAGATGATATTCACGCGATACTATGCATGGATTCCAAGGAAAACGCGAAATGACGGTTCCGCGTTCATGCAGTCGATAAGTCAAAAAGG
- a CDS encoding helix-turn-helix domain-containing protein: MERKENLWDKELWTQNEVAGYFRVVPGTVKNWREQGLLSYWQAPGSSRVLYHRDDIKDFRDKNSFNKKGGDAGDPSKGTIKGRPVISAKTDEDWRI; this comes from the coding sequence ATGGAAAGAAAGGAAAATCTATGGGATAAAGAGTTATGGACGCAGAATGAAGTTGCTGGATATTTTAGAGTTGTTCCTGGCACAGTGAAAAATTGGCGGGAACAAGGCCTGCTGTCTTACTGGCAGGCGCCTGGTTCATCAAGAGTTCTATACCACCGGGATGATATCAAGGATTTCAGAGACAAAAACAGTTTCAATAAGAAAGGGGGTGATGCAGGCGATCCGTCAAAAGGAACCATAAAGGGAAGGCCTGTCATATCAGCCAAGACCGACGAAGACTGGAGGATATGA